A single Providencia manganoxydans DNA region contains:
- the rlmB gene encoding 23S rRNA (guanosine(2251)-2'-O)-methyltransferase RlmB, with protein sequence MSEIIYGIHAVKALLDRDASRIKEVYILKGREDRRLMPIIHEIEALGIVVQVANRQWMDTQTEGAVHQGIIAKVLPGKQYQEGDLPDFLESTEAPFLLILDGVTDPHNLGACLRSADAAGVHAVIVPKDKSAQLNATAKKVACGAAESVPLFRVTNLARTLRLLQEYNIWIVGTAGEADHTLYQSKLTGAMALVMGAEGEGMRRLTREHCDELISIPMAGTVSSLNVSVATGVCLFEAVRQRSAK encoded by the coding sequence ATGAGCGAAATTATTTACGGCATTCATGCGGTGAAAGCCTTACTTGATCGTGATGCGTCACGGATCAAAGAAGTTTATATTTTAAAAGGGCGTGAAGATCGCCGTTTGATGCCGATTATTCATGAAATCGAGGCGCTTGGCATTGTTGTGCAAGTTGCTAATCGCCAATGGATGGATACACAAACGGAAGGGGCCGTGCATCAAGGCATTATTGCAAAGGTGCTGCCGGGTAAACAGTATCAAGAAGGTGATTTACCTGATTTTCTGGAAAGTACAGAAGCGCCATTCTTATTAATTTTAGATGGTGTGACAGATCCCCATAACTTGGGTGCTTGCCTACGTAGTGCCGATGCGGCAGGCGTACATGCGGTGATTGTGCCTAAAGACAAATCCGCACAATTGAACGCAACTGCCAAAAAAGTGGCGTGTGGTGCAGCAGAAAGTGTACCACTGTTCCGTGTGACTAACTTGGCAAGAACATTGCGTTTGTTGCAAGAGTATAATATTTGGATTGTCGGCACTGCTGGCGAAGCAGACCATACGCTTTATCAAAGTAAACTGACAGGGGCAATGGCTCTAGTAATGGGCGCTGAAGGTGAAGGAATGCGTCGTTTAACCCGTGAGCATTGTGATGAGCTAATTAGTATTCCAATGGCGGGCACGGTTTCTTCATTGAATGTCTCTGTAGCGACAGGTGTTTGTTTATTTGAAGCTGTACGTCAGCGCAGTGCAAAATAA
- the mqo gene encoding malate dehydrogenase (quinone) yields the protein MSKPISEQVDIALIGAGIMSATLGTFLKELEPSLNIAVFERLNDCAQESSHPWNNAGTGHAANCEMNYTPPNPDGTVDISKALEVNTEFDLSRQLWSYLVTKGKIKDPRDFIHPCPHMSFVWGEDNVKFLKQRYQQMSAHHCYHNMEYSDDPKQINEWAPLIMEGRDPKEAIAVTRVNTGADVDYGALTHLLMAQLSEQSGFSVHYKHEVIDVKKAADGRWNIEVKNLLTHEKTITSAKFVFVGAGGRAIELLQKSGIPEGKGYGGFPVSGIWLRCDNEEIASRHHAKVYGKADKGSPPMSVPHLDTRIIGGKRSLLFGPYAGFSSKFLKHGSYLDLFESVKLNNLEPMLAVAKDNWSLAEYLVGQVLQTSAHQFAMLQQFYPEAQHEDWKEVVAGQRVQIIKPDHDKKGVLEFGTELITSADKSFTVLMGASPGASTAAFIALNVLKTCFAEQLNSDGWEARLKDIIPTYGIDLKVDAKACLDIRAATAKVLKLDN from the coding sequence ATGAGTAAGCCTATTTCTGAACAAGTCGATATCGCGCTAATTGGTGCCGGTATCATGAGTGCAACATTGGGAACTTTTTTAAAAGAGCTCGAGCCATCACTCAACATCGCCGTATTTGAAAGACTCAATGATTGCGCACAAGAAAGTTCTCATCCATGGAACAACGCAGGTACAGGCCACGCCGCTAACTGTGAAATGAATTACACGCCACCGAATCCAGATGGTACGGTAGATATCAGTAAAGCACTTGAAGTCAATACTGAATTTGACCTCTCTCGCCAGCTTTGGTCTTATCTCGTCACCAAAGGTAAAATTAAAGATCCACGTGACTTTATTCATCCATGCCCACATATGAGCTTTGTTTGGGGCGAAGACAACGTAAAATTCTTAAAGCAACGCTACCAGCAGATGTCTGCTCACCACTGTTACCACAATATGGAATACAGTGATGATCCAAAACAGATCAATGAGTGGGCTCCACTGATCATGGAAGGCCGTGATCCTAAAGAAGCGATTGCCGTTACCCGTGTTAATACCGGTGCAGATGTCGATTACGGTGCACTAACGCATTTATTAATGGCGCAACTCAGCGAACAATCCGGTTTTTCAGTTCACTATAAACATGAAGTCATCGACGTTAAAAAAGCAGCCGATGGTAGATGGAATATTGAAGTTAAAAACCTACTTACCCATGAAAAAACCATTACCTCTGCAAAATTCGTGTTCGTAGGTGCAGGTGGCCGTGCGATCGAATTACTACAAAAATCAGGGATCCCTGAAGGCAAAGGCTATGGTGGTTTCCCAGTCAGTGGTATCTGGCTACGTTGCGACAACGAAGAAATTGCCTCTCGTCACCACGCAAAAGTGTATGGTAAAGCAGATAAAGGTTCACCACCAATGTCTGTCCCACACTTAGATACACGTATTATTGGTGGTAAGCGCTCCCTATTATTTGGACCTTATGCAGGTTTTTCGAGTAAATTCCTTAAACATGGTTCCTATTTAGATCTGTTCGAATCCGTTAAATTGAATAACCTTGAGCCAATGCTTGCGGTTGCAAAAGATAACTGGTCGCTAGCAGAATACCTAGTAGGCCAAGTGCTGCAAACATCTGCTCACCAATTTGCCATGCTGCAACAATTCTACCCAGAAGCGCAGCATGAAGACTGGAAAGAAGTGGTCGCAGGCCAGCGCGTGCAGATCATTAAACCAGATCACGACAAAAAAGGTGTTTTAGAATTTGGTACCGAACTCATCACCAGTGCCGATAAGTCATTTACTGTCTTGATGGGTGCGTCACCGGGAGCTTCTACAGCTGCCTTCATCGCCTTGAATGTATTGAAAACCTGCTTTGCAGAGCAATTAAATTCAGATGGCTGGGAAGCACGCTTGAAAGATATTATTCCAACTTATGGAATTGACTTAAAAGTTGATGCCAAAGCTTGTCTTGATATTCGAGCTGCTACGGCAAAAGTATTAAAACTGGATAATTAA
- the rpsR gene encoding 30S ribosomal protein S18, whose translation MARYFRRRKFCRFTAEGVQEIDYKDIATLKNYITESGKIVPSRITGTRAKYQRQLARAIKRARYLSLLPYTDRHQ comes from the coding sequence ATGGCACGTTATTTCCGTCGTCGCAAGTTCTGCCGTTTCACAGCGGAAGGCGTTCAAGAGATCGACTATAAAGATATCGCAACGCTGAAAAACTATATCACTGAAAGTGGTAAAATTGTACCAAGCCGTATCACCGGTACTCGTGCAAAATATCAGCGTCAGCTCGCTCGTGCTATCAAGCGCGCTCGCTACCTGTCTCTGTTGCCATATACTGATCGTCATCAGTAA
- a CDS encoding LysM-like peptidoglycan-binding domain-containing protein: MFKLSVFHRIGIAILAIIIIAALFWPTGEKNTESQITQNQPQPIVVPPPTTPEIIASTPEEPVSNGDSDQPQIGLPTEPEIVQEPPEDPAPVDTTPPATTTPPKQTQQPTTASQPSANEWRNYQIQKGKTLAQLFRDNNLQANDAFVMARAEGAEKPLSNLHKGQKVRLKANAKGEVEVLEITTPDGKTFSFARLSDGSYYRTP; this comes from the coding sequence ATGTTTAAACTTTCGGTATTTCATCGTATTGGTATCGCTATTTTAGCCATTATCATTATAGCGGCACTATTTTGGCCTACAGGTGAAAAAAACACCGAAAGCCAAATTACGCAAAATCAGCCTCAACCTATTGTTGTACCACCACCGACAACGCCTGAAATCATCGCCTCAACACCAGAAGAGCCTGTCAGTAACGGGGACTCTGATCAACCACAAATAGGCTTACCGACTGAACCTGAAATAGTTCAAGAGCCTCCAGAGGATCCTGCGCCAGTTGATACCACTCCACCAGCGACAACGACACCACCAAAACAAACGCAGCAGCCGACGACAGCATCTCAACCATCGGCAAATGAGTGGCGGAATTATCAAATACAGAAAGGAAAAACACTCGCGCAGCTATTTCGTGATAATAATTTGCAGGCTAATGATGCCTTTGTCATGGCACGAGCCGAAGGGGCAGAAAAACCCTTAAGCAACTTACATAAAGGCCAAAAAGTTCGCTTAAAAGCGAATGCCAAAGGTGAAGTAGAGGTGTTGGAGATCACCACTCCAGATGGAAAAACCTTTAGTTTTGCTCGTTTAAGCGATGGTAGTTACTACCGTACACCTTAG
- a CDS encoding FKBP-type peptidyl-prolyl cis-trans isomerase, with translation MANQNFDSVEAQASYGIGLQVGQQLLESGLEGLVPEAILAGLTDALEGNMPSVPVEALHKALREIHERADAVRVSRQEAMAAEGRAFLEENQKREGVSTTDSGLQFSVINQGEGAIPTRSDRVRVHYTGRLVDGTVFDSSVQRGQPAEFPVSGVIPGWIEALTLMPVGSKWELYIPSELAYGERGAGASIPPFSTLVFEVELLDIL, from the coding sequence ATGGCAAACCAAAATTTTGATTCAGTAGAAGCACAAGCAAGCTATGGGATTGGCTTACAAGTGGGCCAACAACTATTAGAGTCAGGCTTAGAAGGCTTAGTGCCTGAAGCGATCCTTGCTGGCTTGACTGATGCACTAGAAGGTAATATGCCTTCAGTTCCTGTTGAAGCACTACATAAAGCGCTACGTGAAATTCATGAACGTGCTGATGCCGTCCGTGTTTCTCGCCAAGAAGCAATGGCAGCCGAAGGCCGTGCGTTCTTAGAAGAAAACCAAAAACGTGAAGGTGTTTCAACCACAGATTCAGGTTTGCAATTCTCTGTTATCAATCAAGGTGAGGGGGCTATCCCGACTCGTAGCGACCGCGTTCGCGTGCACTATACTGGTCGTTTGGTTGATGGCACTGTATTTGATAGCTCAGTACAACGTGGTCAGCCAGCCGAATTCCCTGTTAGTGGCGTGATCCCTGGTTGGATTGAAGCTTTGACTCTGATGCCTGTTGGTTCTAAGTGGGAGCTCTACATTCCTTCTGAACTCGCTTATGGTGAGCGTGGTGCGGGTGCATCTATTCCACCATTTAGCACTTTAGTTTTTGAAGTTGAATTATTAGATATCCTGTAA
- a CDS encoding YgiW/YdeI family stress tolerance OB fold protein, protein MKKLPIIAMIAALASAPVFAATGGFDGPGSAQQTSSTQAGGFNGPNSGETTVAKALELSDDSWVILRGNIVKQLDQKHYEFTDGTGTINLEISPKRWNGLNVTPKDKVEIRGKIDKDWNSREVEVKQIQIIQ, encoded by the coding sequence ATGAAAAAACTACCTATTATTGCAATGATCGCTGCTCTTGCTTCTGCACCTGTATTTGCGGCAACAGGTGGATTTGACGGCCCAGGATCAGCACAACAAACTTCATCCACTCAAGCAGGTGGCTTTAATGGCCCGAATAGCGGTGAAACTACTGTTGCCAAAGCACTTGAACTATCAGATGACAGCTGGGTGATTTTACGTGGAAACATCGTAAAACAGTTAGATCAGAAGCATTATGAATTTACTGATGGCACAGGCACTATCAATCTTGAGATTAGTCCAAAACGTTGGAACGGCCTCAATGTGACCCCAAAAGATAAAGTAGAAATCCGTGGTAAAATTGATAAAGATTGGAATTCTCGCGAAGTCGAAGTTAAGCAAATTCAAATCATTCAATAA
- the priB gene encoding primosomal replication protein N, which translates to MFTNRLVLTGTVCKALIRKVSPSGIPHCQFVLEHRSEQQEAGLTRQAWCRMPIIASGQTLQAHTHSITVGSRITVTGFISTHQGRNGLSKLVLHAEQIDLIDSGD; encoded by the coding sequence GTGTTCACTAATCGTTTGGTGCTCACAGGCACAGTCTGTAAAGCATTGATTCGAAAAGTGAGTCCATCGGGCATCCCTCACTGCCAGTTTGTTTTAGAACATCGTTCGGAACAACAGGAAGCTGGGTTGACTCGGCAAGCATGGTGCAGAATGCCCATAATTGCTAGCGGACAAACCTTACAAGCCCATACTCACAGTATAACGGTCGGCAGTCGGATTACAGTCACTGGTTTTATTAGCACCCACCAAGGGCGCAATGGCCTAAGTAAACTGGTCCTTCATGCCGAGCAGATTGATTTGATAGATTCTGGAGACTAG
- the rpsF gene encoding 30S ribosomal protein S6, producing MRHYEIVFMVHPDQSEQVPGMIERYSAVITNAQGQIHRLEDWGRRQLAYPINKLHKAHYVLLNVEAPQEAIDELETNFRFNDAVIRSMVMRLKHAVTEASPMVKAKDERRGRDLSDEYQDEEAEEAGDSEE from the coding sequence ATGCGTCATTACGAAATCGTTTTTATGGTCCATCCTGACCAAAGCGAACAGGTTCCGGGTATGATCGAGCGTTACAGTGCTGTTATCACTAACGCACAAGGTCAAATCCACCGTCTAGAAGACTGGGGCCGTCGCCAACTGGCTTACCCAATCAATAAACTGCACAAAGCTCACTATGTTCTGCTGAACGTAGAAGCTCCACAGGAAGCGATTGATGAGCTGGAAACTAACTTCCGCTTCAACGATGCCGTTATCCGCAGCATGGTTATGCGCTTAAAACACGCAGTAACAGAAGCTTCTCCAATGGTTAAAGCTAAAGACGAACGTCGTGGCCGTGACCTGTCTGATGAATATCAGGATGAAGAAGCTGAAGAAGCTGGGGATTCTGAAGAGTAA
- the cysQ gene encoding 3'(2'),5'-bisphosphate nucleotidase CysQ — MLKQICELAIDAGSAIMSYYTAEEPLQVERKSDDSPVTAADIAAHNIITTGLTQIAPEIPQISEEAPPSWDERKNWQRYWLIDPLDGTKEFIHRNGDFTVNIALIQNGVPVMGVVYAPAKNLLYYAEGNQAWKEEGGHKQSIHVKEMTPPTIVISRSHQDGELRDYLNQMGSHETVTVGSSLKFCLVAEGKAQLYPRFGPTNIWDTAAGHAVAIAAGAKVLDWNGKTLDYTPRESFLNPGFRVTLF; from the coding sequence ATGTTAAAACAAATTTGCGAACTGGCTATAGACGCGGGTTCTGCCATCATGAGTTACTATACCGCCGAAGAGCCGCTACAGGTTGAACGGAAAAGTGATGATTCACCTGTAACTGCTGCCGATATTGCTGCTCATAATATTATTACAACAGGATTAACGCAGATCGCGCCTGAAATTCCTCAAATATCAGAAGAAGCACCACCATCGTGGGATGAACGTAAGAATTGGCAACGTTATTGGTTAATTGATCCGTTAGATGGTACCAAAGAATTTATCCACCGTAATGGTGACTTTACCGTTAATATCGCATTGATTCAAAATGGTGTTCCTGTCATGGGCGTGGTTTATGCACCAGCAAAAAACTTACTTTACTATGCTGAAGGTAATCAAGCATGGAAGGAAGAAGGCGGCCATAAGCAATCTATTCATGTCAAAGAGATGACGCCACCTACAATAGTCATTAGCCGTTCCCATCAAGACGGTGAATTACGTGATTACCTCAATCAAATGGGGAGCCATGAAACCGTTACTGTAGGGTCATCATTAAAGTTTTGCTTAGTCGCTGAAGGCAAAGCACAACTTTATCCACGCTTTGGGCCTACCAATATTTGGGATACAGCCGCGGGCCATGCAGTGGCAATTGCTGCGGGAGCGAAAGTGCTAGATTGGAATGGAAAGACATTAGATTATACACCACGTGAATCCTTTTTAAATCCAGGGTTTCGCGTGACATTGTTTTGA
- the qseC gene encoding quorum sensing histidine kinase QseC: protein MKTFSLRLKLTLMLLLLALMTWGVASLLAWHQTYKTINELFDTQQMVFAKRLSVLPSDLDFAGSSLAKTKKILRKNRGNQDDDALAFAIFSPQGEMLLNDGDNGRKIAFDFRREGFSEGKVKGSDDEWRFVWLKSSDGQYIIAVGQEWEYRQDLAKDIMVAQFLPWLIALPVMLVLFLWLLTRALRPLRQVAAQLYRRQPNELNAVNVKRLPSEVKPLLDALNSLFERIQIMFTRERQFTSDAAHELRSPLAALKVQAEVVQIAGQDAAIRQHAVANLSEGIDRATRLVDQLLTLSRLESLSQLDDIEQLQWSALIESSVQEADSEAKAAQVTVEVSVLNEPPPIMGQRLLLAILLRNLLHNAIRYGKTGGRIDIELNYRYLAIKDDGEGVTKEVLARLGERFYRPAGQEKTGSGLGLSIAKRIAELHHLRLEFSNRETGGFCVTVFLGENKNSVI, encoded by the coding sequence ATGAAAACTTTTAGCTTGCGCTTAAAATTGACCTTGATGTTATTACTACTTGCGTTAATGACGTGGGGAGTGGCCAGTTTACTGGCGTGGCACCAAACCTATAAGACCATTAATGAGTTATTTGATACTCAGCAGATGGTATTTGCGAAACGTTTATCTGTTCTCCCTTCAGACTTAGATTTTGCTGGCTCTTCATTAGCCAAAACGAAGAAAATATTACGTAAAAACCGTGGTAATCAAGATGATGATGCATTGGCCTTTGCTATTTTTAGCCCACAAGGTGAAATGTTACTGAATGATGGCGACAATGGCCGAAAAATAGCCTTCGACTTTCGTCGTGAAGGTTTTAGCGAAGGCAAAGTGAAGGGCAGCGATGATGAGTGGCGATTTGTTTGGCTAAAATCGTCTGACGGGCAATACATCATTGCGGTAGGGCAAGAATGGGAATATCGGCAAGATCTGGCAAAAGATATTATGGTCGCCCAGTTTTTACCTTGGCTAATAGCATTACCTGTGATGTTAGTTTTATTTTTATGGTTATTGACCCGTGCACTTCGTCCTTTACGCCAAGTGGCTGCCCAGCTCTATCGACGGCAGCCTAATGAGCTCAATGCGGTTAACGTAAAACGATTACCCTCAGAAGTGAAACCGTTGTTAGATGCGCTTAATAGCTTATTTGAGCGCATCCAAATCATGTTTACGCGAGAGCGGCAATTCACCTCTGATGCGGCACATGAATTACGTAGCCCATTGGCAGCGTTGAAAGTGCAAGCCGAGGTGGTGCAAATTGCAGGACAAGATGCGGCGATCCGTCAGCATGCGGTGGCCAATTTATCTGAAGGTATTGATCGAGCAACACGCCTCGTTGACCAATTGCTGACCTTATCCCGTTTAGAATCGTTATCACAGCTTGATGATATCGAGCAGTTACAATGGTCTGCATTAATCGAATCATCAGTACAAGAGGCTGACTCAGAAGCGAAAGCAGCACAAGTCACCGTTGAAGTTTCAGTACTCAATGAACCGCCACCGATTATGGGACAGCGGTTACTGCTAGCCATTTTGCTACGAAATCTTCTTCATAATGCTATTCGTTATGGCAAAACGGGTGGGAGAATAGATATTGAACTGAATTACCGTTATCTTGCCATTAAAGATGATGGGGAGGGGGTCACCAAAGAGGTATTAGCGCGGTTAGGCGAACGCTTCTATCGACCTGCTGGGCAAGAAAAAACAGGAAGCGGTTTAGGCCTCTCTATTGCGAAACGTATTGCGGAGTTACACCATTTAAGACTTGAATTTTCTAATAGAGAAACGGGTGGATTTTGTGTGACGGTCTTTCTGGGAGAAAACAAAAATAGTGTGATATAA
- the qseB gene encoding quorum sensing response regulator transcription factor QseB: MRILLIEDDRLIGDGLKVGLSQLGFTIDWFTDGKQGQTALFDAPYDAVILDLSLPSLDGMDILKHWRKQGREEPVLILTARDALDQRVQGLQQGADDYLCKPFALVEVAARLQALIRRRSGQLTPTLKHGDVELDPVAMTVTCHGELVELKSKELALLSLFLHHPNKVLSRAAIEEKLYNWDDDVSSNAVEVHIHHLRRKLGTNFIRTVHGVGYRLGENA; this comes from the coding sequence ATGCGTATTTTGCTGATAGAAGATGACAGGTTAATTGGTGATGGTTTAAAGGTGGGTTTAAGCCAACTTGGCTTCACGATTGACTGGTTTACTGATGGTAAGCAAGGGCAAACGGCATTATTCGATGCACCTTATGATGCCGTGATCTTAGATCTCTCTTTGCCTAGTTTAGATGGTATGGATATTTTAAAACATTGGCGCAAACAAGGCCGAGAGGAACCTGTTTTAATTTTGACCGCAAGGGATGCGTTGGATCAACGCGTACAAGGCCTACAACAAGGGGCCGATGATTATTTGTGTAAACCTTTTGCATTAGTTGAAGTTGCAGCCCGTTTGCAGGCTCTGATCCGTCGGCGTAGTGGTCAATTAACACCGACCTTGAAGCATGGTGATGTTGAATTAGATCCTGTAGCGATGACCGTGACATGTCACGGTGAGTTGGTTGAGCTAAAAAGCAAAGAATTAGCATTATTGTCTCTATTTTTACACCATCCAAATAAAGTATTGTCTCGAGCAGCAATCGAAGAAAAACTGTATAACTGGGATGATGACGTTTCAAGCAACGCAGTCGAAGTCCATATTCATCATTTACGTCGTAAGTTAGGTACAAACTTTATTCGTACAGTCCATGGGGTCGGTTACCGCTTAGGTGAAAATGCATGA
- a CDS encoding NUDIX domain-containing protein — MSAKHPKVRNIRETLLSDNWYTLKKYTYELQRSDGNWQEQSRESYDRGNGAVILLYNRSKNTIVLIRQFRLPLYISGYNQFLIEAAAGLLDNASPEERIIAEAEEETGFKVQKIEKVFEAYMSPGSVTEKLYFYIAEYHDQDRLNLGGGLADEGEDIEVLEWEFPRALQAIKNGEIVDGKTIMLIQHVALNNILKNT, encoded by the coding sequence ATGTCCGCTAAACATCCCAAAGTGCGCAATATCCGTGAAACTTTACTCTCTGATAATTGGTACACCCTCAAGAAATACACTTATGAGCTACAACGTAGCGATGGAAACTGGCAAGAGCAGAGCCGAGAATCTTATGATAGAGGCAATGGCGCTGTCATTTTGCTCTATAATCGCAGTAAAAATACCATTGTCCTGATCCGCCAATTTCGGCTTCCTTTATATATCAGCGGCTACAATCAATTTCTTATCGAAGCTGCTGCTGGGTTACTCGACAATGCTTCCCCCGAAGAAAGAATTATCGCTGAAGCAGAAGAAGAAACTGGCTTTAAGGTACAAAAAATCGAAAAAGTTTTTGAAGCTTATATGAGCCCCGGCTCAGTCACCGAAAAGCTGTATTTTTATATTGCTGAATACCATGATCAAGATCGCTTAAATTTAGGTGGCGGACTCGCTGATGAAGGGGAAGATATTGAAGTATTAGAGTGGGAATTTCCCAGAGCATTACAAGCGATCAAAAACGGTGAAATTGTCGATGGTAAGACAATTATGCTCATACAACACGTAGCATTAAATAATATATTAAAAAACACTTAA
- the rplI gene encoding 50S ribosomal protein L9, producing the protein MQVILLDKVANLGSLGDQVNVKSGYARNYLVPQGKAVPATKKNIEFFEARRAELEAKLADVLAAAQARAASVTALGSVTIASKAGDEGKLFGSIGTRDIADAVTAAGVAIAKSEVRLPNGVLRTTGDHEVHFQLHSDVFAELNVIIVAE; encoded by the coding sequence ATGCAAGTTATTCTGCTTGATAAAGTAGCTAACCTAGGTAGCCTGGGTGATCAGGTTAACGTTAAATCGGGCTATGCTCGTAACTACTTAGTTCCACAGGGCAAAGCTGTTCCTGCAACTAAGAAAAACATCGAATTCTTCGAAGCTCGCCGCGCTGAACTGGAAGCTAAATTAGCTGACGTTCTAGCAGCAGCTCAGGCTCGTGCAGCATCTGTTACTGCACTGGGTTCTGTCACTATCGCTTCTAAAGCGGGTGACGAAGGTAAACTGTTCGGTTCTATCGGTACTCGTGACATCGCTGATGCAGTAACTGCAGCTGGCGTTGCAATCGCGAAAAGCGAAGTTCGCCTGCCAAACGGCGTTCTGCGTACTACTGGTGACCACGAAGTTCACTTCCAGTTACACAGCGATGTTTTTGCAGAGCTGAACGTTATCATCGTTGCTGAGTAA